The Brevinema andersonii region TTTAAGAGAAATTTCTTTTTTAGAAAGCTGAGAACGTAGAATATCTTTTTTATTATTATAAAAATCTTCTAAAATATCACCTTTTGCAAGAACTTTTTTAGTAGCCTCAATCTTGGCATGATCTCTACTTTGATTTATTTCATCTATTACTGTTTGTTCTATATCAGAAATCATATCTTTTAAGGCCATAATTGCTCCTAATTTTGACCAATAATTTTCCTAACGTATTTAATTAATTTCTCACCAGGGTGTGACTCACTCTTTGAAGATGGAACCTCCAAAATTTGAACATTACTACCAGAAAGTCTACACTGATCTAACTCTTCCTGTAAATCTTCAGTATATTTGGTAGAAATAACTAACAATCCCAACTGAGGAATCATAACGGCTTGCTGAAATTTTTGTTTTAACTCTTCTTTAGTATTAGGAGACCATACTTCCATACCCGCAAGCATATAAATAGGAGCATCATCCGTATCTACTAAAGCTAGTGCCTTCATTATGCTAATCGCCCTAGTATCATAATCGCAATAATAAGACCATAAATCGCTATTCCTTCTGAAAGACCAACAAAAAGCAAACTTTGACCTAACATCTTTGGATTATCACTAACAGCACCTATTCCAGCAGAAGTTGCCATTCCCGTTGCAATGCCAGCGCCGATACATGCCAAACCAACCGACAGGCCTGCTCCTAAAAAACCTAATCCATAAGCACTTTCAGACACTGAGTTAGTCACAGGTTCAGCAGCAAAAATAGGAGAAATTCCTAAAAATACATAAGCCGTAGCTAATGCTAATATAATAAAGAAAAAACCAACAACCCCTCCTAGAATGCTTTTTGCAGCATATACAGAAAGGAAATTCTGATTTATTTTTATATGTAACCCAAGACCAATTAAGCATACAAAACAAATAACAGCAAATAATGTAAATCCTACAATCATACTCTCTCCAAACATCTTAATATTTACACCAATATTATAAAACGATAAAATAAAAATGTCAAATAGAAAAACGCTAATTCTTTTATGCTACAAAACTAATATATGATATTCCAAAAAAAATTAATAATTCTAGCCTAAACACTCCATTTGTCAATAATACTATCAATTAAGTCAGTATATTTTGTCTTCAAAATTTATTTTTAAAATAATCAATATTCGCCAATAAAAAAAGCAGTTCTATTACTAAAATCAACATTATTCTTAGAAGAACTATCTGCCCCAATCCCATACATCTGTACATCCTGATTTATACCATCATCAAATACAGAAAAGACCCACCAGCCATAAAAGTTTTAGTGCTATCAAAAATCAAACTTACAAGTTTACTAACATTATTTTGATTGTTTCCAAAATTTGAAACTGTAACCCTATAGTATGCCTTATTGGTATTCTACAGCTCTCAAAAACGTATAAGAAACAAATCCCTGATAAGGTCGATTATTTATATTAGAATTTTTATAACTATTGATAATTTCAAAATTAAGACCATTTTTAAAATCTTATAATAACCTTCGCCAGTAGGTACTGCACCAGTACTTGGATAAGGATCAGAATATAAGATATTGAGGGCATTATTCCGTTGGAATACCAGATTTTGATGAACTATCTGATTGGTAGGAAATGCTAAAGCAAAATTAAAAAATTGTTGGTCACTAGAAGATCTAGTATAACAAAACCTCATTCTTCTAGCACATTGTCTGTTAAAATTAGTAGCATAAGATTGTTGAATTTTATTCGTATTATCTTTATTTGTATATATTTTATTCTCTTCGAAAGACTGGGCTAATGTGTTTGGAACTGTATTCGTAACATTCAAGAGTAATGTATTTTGACCTTCATTATTTAAATTGAGTTTCATAAAGATCATGATTATATTGCGCTACACTATAATTGCTGACATTATTTGTTATAATTTCTCATAGAGAATAATTAGTATACCTACCAATAGGATAGTTTGTTTCTGTTTGAATATATGATGGTGAAGTTATATTATTTGAATACTAAACAGTTTAATAAAATGAATTAGATAGCAATTGCCCTCTGAATACCATGAAACAGTAATAATAGGAACCAGAATTTGAAACTCACTAGTGATACCAGAACTTGTCAATTGAACAAGATAATTATAAGTACCAGTTACATTAGTAACAGCAGATATTCCGGATCTATTATCTATCTGAGAACATCCATACACAATAAAAAGACATATAAAAAGTTTTTCATTTAATCCTCCTATAACCATTTAGTCAAAACAAAATATTTTTTATATGAACGTTTACTAAAATATAGCATAAGTCTACATGATTTTATAAAATCAACTTAATTTTATTGAAGTGAAGTATAATATGGAAATGAATATTAACAAACAGTACTAAATAGAAAAAACAAAGTTTTAACACTTAACATCTTATTTTAATTTAATAATATTGTGTCAATCAATTAAGAAATACAGAGAATCCTTAATTAACAACTATGCATTTTATTAATATAAAACTGCCTACTTTTTTATAATTTCTTAGAATTTTAAGATTATAAAATCTTAAATCAACTCATCTAATACTTGATTCCATTTTGTTCTTTTTACAATATCTTCTACAACCTGTTTATATTTTAATAATACCCCCTTTTGCCTTGGTACCAGTTGTATTTTGAATATAAGATAAGAATTTTTTTGAGACCCAACAGGCACGTAATAAGCCGTATTTTCTGATTTTTGCCATAAATATCGTTCGACATTCTGATTATTCGTAAAGCTAATCAATTCCATATCACTATTAGAATCTAAAAAAATCGATGCCCCCTGAATAAAAGAAAAATAATATTCCGCTTCTTCTTGAGAATAAACAAGAGTGTTCATAACATCAAAGCACGCACCATAGCGAAAACTATATTCAATCAACGCTTCATAATGAATTCTCCCATTAATACTGTCAAAAGAATAGGAAATATTACTAGATATAACATTTTTCCCTACAGCAAAAGGCAGCATCTTTGCAGTAGCTTGAAGTGACTTTTTGAAATTACCGTCTAAAACTTTCAATTCTTGACCGATCATTGTTTCTGCATAAGAAATTTGACAAACAAATAACAAAAGAAAAAGCAGTTTGTATAATATCAATTGCTCCATTGTTTTTTCCGATCTTTCAGAAGTTCGGAAGCACCCGTATATTCAAGATATGCTTCCATTACTTCTTTAGGATCCCCAAACATCCTTCCTTCGCCTTTATGTAGCCACAATACCCGGTCGCAATTATCAATAATATTTTTTGTATTATGCGAGATTAACACAACAGTTTTATCAGAATGGATCATTTCCTGCATACGTTCTTCGCTTTTCTGAACAAAATGGGCATCACCAACACTGAAAACTTCATCAATAAGGAGCAGATCAGGCTGAATACATGCCGAAATAGAAAACATCAACCGAGATTTCATACCGCTTGAATATGTATTTATAGGAAGATCAATAAAATATCCAATTTCGGAAAAAGCAATAATTTCTTGAGCTAAACCCTTATCCAATTCTTGCTTACTAATACCGAGCAATAACGCACTGAGATATAAATTATCACGTCCTGTCAGTTCCCCCATAAAGCCAGCCCCTAAAGTCAGCAAATTAATAGAGTCCGTATGAATCTTCAAAGATCCTTTATCAGGCATATAAGTATGGGATAAAACCCGTAGCAATGTTGATTTCCCAGAACCGTTTGTACCGATAATACCTAAATTATGCCCCTTTTCCAGCTTAAAACTAATATTCTTAAGTGCATGAATATATTTTAAATTTGCCAGCTGTTCCCTACCTGTGAAAAGGTTTTTCAAACTGAAACTCTGCAAAATTTCATAAGTCAGATCAATATTTTCCGCCTCAATAATATAAGGTTTATCCATACATATTATCCATTCACTCGATTATAAATTTTGTCATATTTATAAAGTATCATAACACTCAATATAAAAGCAATCATTGTAAAAACAACAATATAAAGCAACTGTTTGAAAGGAGGAGGAGTTCCATATGTAATGATATGACGAAAACTGGTCGTAAGAGTACCGACTGGATTGAGTTTGATAAAAAACTGATATTTCTCAGGAACTCTGTCTATACTGTAAAACACAGGGGTTGCAAACAACCCTAAAGTTAAAAGATGATTTAAAATATTGGGAGCATCAGCTATAAATACGCCAATATGTGCAGCAATCATCGAGCATGTCAACGTGAAAAAAAATAAAGTAGTCAATAGCAAAGGCAGATATATCAAATTGATAGTAAAGGGTACATGAAACATGATCATTAAAACAACTAAGATACCTATAGAAATAATCAATGGAGACAAGCCAGTAATGCACATTACCAAAGGAAATACAAATTTAGGAACATAAATATCACGGCAAACACCAATATTGGAACGGATCGAAGAAACACTTTGAGCTAAAGCCATCGAAAAATAACGCCATACTAGCATCGCAGAGAAAAAAAATACAGGAAAATTCGGATCACGCTGATTGAATACTAAACGTACAAGAATAATATAGATACCCATATTTAAAAGAGGATCTAAAAACCACCATAAATAACCCAAAGATGTATTAGTAACACGGGCTTTTTCGAATGCACGCACATAATAAATAATATAGTGCCAATATTGAATTAATTCCTTTTTAAATCGATGCATGTATAATGGCAGTTGATTCATAAAAAAACCTTTTTATATTGTGGATTGTATTATAATATATTTTATATCAGATTGCAAAAAAATCTTCTCTACTACAGACGCTAATAGATTGCTGCAAGAGATCATTTTCCTGATCAGCGTCATTGTTATAACTAAGCAGACGCGAAATACGATTTTTAGAAAATTCTATAAAACTATTATGTGTTATTAAAAACATCCAGTCAGATGCTTGAGCCAATAATAAATTACGCATGCTGCACGTCTCTGGGGAAGTATTGTAAATTTTCTCCCAAAGAAAATAAGTTTTCGCATTCAACCAAGAACCGGCATCATGATTGAGTCCCCAAGACGAATACATAGGAGAAAACTTTACAGAATCCACTTTTTGAAGGATTTCCAAAGGAAATGTCAGCTTGATAACATTTTGTCTGCTCAACGCACGGCATAGA contains the following coding sequences:
- a CDS encoding V-type ATP synthase subunit F; translated protein: MKALALVDTDDAPIYMLAGMEVWSPNTKEELKQKFQQAVMIPQLGLLVISTKYTEDLQEELDQCRLSGSNVQILEVPSSKSESHPGEKLIKYVRKIIGQN
- a CDS encoding ATP synthase subunit C; protein product: MIVGFTLFAVICFVCLIGLGLHIKINQNFLSVYAAKSILGGVVGFFFIILALATAYVFLGISPIFAAEPVTNSVSESAYGLGFLGAGLSVGLACIGAGIATGMATSAGIGAVSDNPKMLGQSLLFVGLSEGIAIYGLIIAIMILGRLA
- a CDS encoding ABC transporter ATP-binding protein — translated: MDKPYIIEAENIDLTYEILQSFSLKNLFTGREQLANLKYIHALKNISFKLEKGHNLGIIGTNGSGKSTLLRVLSHTYMPDKGSLKIHTDSINLLTLGAGFMGELTGRDNLYLSALLLGISKQELDKGLAQEIIAFSEIGYFIDLPINTYSSGMKSRLMFSISACIQPDLLLIDEVFSVGDAHFVQKSEERMQEMIHSDKTVVLISHNTKNIIDNCDRVLWLHKGEGRMFGDPKEVMEAYLEYTGASELLKDRKKQWSN
- a CDS encoding ABC transporter permease, with product MNQLPLYMHRFKKELIQYWHYIIYYVRAFEKARVTNTSLGYLWWFLDPLLNMGIYIILVRLVFNQRDPNFPVFFFSAMLVWRYFSMALAQSVSSIRSNIGVCRDIYVPKFVFPLVMCITGLSPLIISIGILVVLMIMFHVPFTINLIYLPLLLTTLFFFTLTCSMIAAHIGVFIADAPNILNHLLTLGLFATPVFYSIDRVPEKYQFFIKLNPVGTLTTSFRHIITYGTPPPFKQLLYIVVFTMIAFILSVMILYKYDKIYNRVNG